A segment of the Streptomyces pactum genome:
CTCGGCGACCACCGAATTGTCGGCGCTCGTGCACGACGAGATCGCGCTGGCCAAGGCGCAGCTCAGGCAGGACGTCAAGCGGGGGGCGACGAGCGGCGGCGCGTTCTCGCTGGCCGGGGCCGTTCTCCTGTTCTCGCTGCCGATGCTGAGCTTCGCGCTGGCCTACGGCATCCGGACCTGGAGCGACTGGAACCTGGCTGTCTGCTTCCTGCTGTCCTTCGCGGCGAACGTCCTCGTCGCGGTCCTCCTCGCGCTGATCGGCGTCGTGTTCGCGAAGAAGGCCAAGAAGGGCCGCGGCCCGCAGAAGGTCGCCGCGTCCGTGAAGCAGTCGGCGGGCGTCCTGCAGAACGCCAAGCCGCACCCGCGGCCGGAGCTGCCCGCGGACCGGTCCCCCGAAGCCATCGAGGCTGTGGCACGCTCGTCCTCATGACGGGCTCCTCCATCCCTTCGGGGCAATCTCCCTCGGGACAGTCCTCCCCGAGGGGGTCCACTTCGGGGCAGT
Coding sequences within it:
- a CDS encoding phage holin family protein, which encodes MSAPDDSPVGTERSIGHLFASATTELSALVHDEIALAKAQLRQDVKRGATSGGAFSLAGAVLLFSLPMLSFALAYGIRTWSDWNLAVCFLLSFAANVLVAVLLALIGVVFAKKAKKGRGPQKVAASVKQSAGVLQNAKPHPRPELPADRSPEAIEAVARSSS